A stretch of DNA from Schizosaccharomyces osmophilus chromosome 2, complete sequence:
CTTTCCAACCTAATAGTTTCCAAAAGTGAACCGGTTCTATTGAGAGAGCATTGCCTTTAGAAACTAGGACTTCTTACCTTTGCATCCAGAGTAATGTTGTGGTAAACGAAACAGTTTCAAATGACAAAACAACCAAGCCAAGCCAACAGACCGTTGCCTCAGACAAAGCGCGTATGTGTCtataaaagataaagaaagattctATTCCGaaaacattaaaaaggATTGGTTTTCTGCAGATTTGTCGATTGATTATATTCTTTAAAGGAGGTTATTTCACTCTAGGAAATCGACCTAGACGAACGgtatttaaagaaaaagcaaacagGAAACAGGTTCTTGAGAATGTCAAATTCCGATCAAAACGGACATGGGGCTTCGGACGTAccgaaaggaaaggaagaaatgaaCGAGCTAGATGGTATGTTGTTGGATTAAGTACAAAAGTTCACTCACTGTTCAAAAGTCTGCATTGGGAGTCAAACTGTACTACTGGCATTATAAAAGGTACCAAAAGGAAGTAGAGAAGACTAACAACATACACTACTAGACATTTTAGACGAGCTTGACTTACCTCCCAAAGTCGACAAAGATgagcaaagaaagcaagGGGATGCGCACGGTGACGACAAGATGAATGAACCAAAGAAAAGTGAAGGCAGCCTTGATGTCTTGATTGAAGACATGATGAACAAGTTTCATGGATCAGGGAATCCGGATGCatctgaaaaagaaaatttggcATCGATGGGTTTAAATAACGACAATGATCTTTTCCAATCTATTTTCGGGAACGCCCGTGAAACTGGAGATGCCTCCAATACAGAAGATATCAATTACgatgctttggaaaatgcTCTCAATTCTCTCATGTCTCAAGTGACGAGCAAAGAAATCCTTTACGAGCCACTCAAGGACTTGGAAGGAAAGTATACGagctttttaaaagatgaaaaaaatacaaaggaTGTAACATATCAAAAGCAGTTTTCGAAGATTCAGCGGTGTATCGCcatctttgaaaattcgGATTACCAAGTACAGCGTGATTCTCCCGAGGTTGCCAAGCTAGTTGAGGAAATTCAAGAAGATCCACTTCCACCCTCGCTTATGGACTCTTCATTTGCAGCGACTGGCTGTCCTTTGCAATAGATTTGGTCTTCCCTCAAGGAGAAGTCATATATACCTGCTgcaaaaaagcttttaaagTGATACTCATTCAAGGGTGTTTGCGAATGCTTacctttgttttccttaGAGTCCTAGACTACGTTTGTATATTACAGAATGCAAGTTAATAAATTATACCGGAATCCATTCATTTATgcaatgtaaataaatattaaCGAGAAAAAACTACCAGTGTTTTTGGTAAGGTGGTGAAATCATTGATGACCAGCATCTTTGTCATTTCCACGACCCTGCGAGGGAGAGATGCTCATTAACCGTCTTTTACCCAAATTCAAGAGGAACTTCCTGTGAATCCTCTTCTTGTACAGCCTCCAAATCGGCAGGATCCAAAACATATTCTTCTGACGCCAACTCAAGTTGCTTTTCATACTCCTGCTGCATATTTTGATCTATAAAACGATTCATTTCCAGGTATCCACCTCTTTGCTTATTCCATTTACTCTCTCGTCGCGTAGTTTGcaagttttcattttgtgtACGCGTCCTGTCCCGAAAACACGTCCATGCATCCCTTTGGGCTCTTGCTTTTTGCGGCGAAATTCGTACAGGGCTatgtcttttgtttacaacTAGCATATCGTCATTCAAATTCTGAAAGTATTCCTCGGATTCGTTCATTTACATCGATATTGTCCTTCCCTAAGTTCTATCTAGCCGCCAAATATGTATGTGTACAAGGTAAAAGCTGCACTCAGTCGGTACTGTAAACGTATATCCAAATAAAGTTTCGTTAGGATTTGGTATTTTCTATAAGAATATATTGCTTAACCTTTCATGGTTTTATACAAGTAGCTCCCGTGGCCAAGCTGGTTAAGGCCTCATGCTTATATGATACTCCTCTGTGGAGGTGTGTTACGTGAAAAACGCGAGTTCGAT
This window harbors:
- the pex19 gene encoding Pex19 protein; the encoded protein is MSNSDQNGHGASDVPKGKEEMNELDDILDELDLPPKVDKDEQRKQGDAHGDDKMNEPKKSEGSLDVLIEDMMNKFHGSGNPDASEKENLASMGLNNDNDLFQSIFGNARETGDASNTEDINYDALENALNSLMSQVTSKEILYEPLKDLEGKYTSFLKDEKNTKDVTYQKQFSKIQRCIAIFENSDYQVQRDSPEVAKLVEEIQEDPLPPSLMDSSFAATGCPLQ
- the dhm2 gene encoding Schizosaccharomyces specific protein Dhm2 — protein: MNESEEYFQNLNDDMLVVNKRHSPVRISPQKARAQRDAWTCFRDRTRTQNENLQTTRRESKWNKQRGGYLEMNRFIDQNMQQEYEKQLELASEEYVLDPADLEAVQEEDSQEVPLEFG